A window of the Teredinibacter franksiae genome harbors these coding sequences:
- the ubiE gene encoding bifunctional demethylmenaquinone methyltransferase/2-methoxy-6-polyprenyl-1,4-benzoquinol methylase UbiE codes for MADDNTTHFGYQTVRKEEKADRVADVFHSVAFRYDLMNDLMSGGIHRVWKKFTIELSGVRTGNTVLDIAGGTGDLTAKFARIVGPEGKVVLADINDSMLKVGRDKLTDKGIVGNVQYTQADAQYLPFPDNSFDCITIAFGLRNVTDKDLALAAMLRVLKPGGRLLVLEFSKPQNKLLEKAYDTYSFRLLPLMGKLVTSDAESYRYLAESIRMHPDQDTLKGMMENTGFAECKYYNMTGGVVALHKGIKA; via the coding sequence ATGGCAGACGATAATACCACACATTTTGGATACCAAACGGTCCGCAAGGAAGAGAAGGCAGACCGCGTAGCGGATGTATTCCACTCAGTGGCCTTCCGTTACGATTTAATGAACGACCTGATGTCTGGCGGCATTCACCGTGTATGGAAGAAGTTCACCATTGAACTCTCGGGCGTGCGCACCGGTAACACCGTACTCGACATAGCCGGCGGCACTGGCGACCTAACCGCCAAATTCGCCCGCATTGTAGGCCCAGAAGGTAAAGTAGTACTGGCTGATATTAACGATTCCATGCTCAAAGTAGGGCGCGATAAACTGACCGACAAAGGTATTGTCGGCAATGTACAGTACACTCAGGCCGACGCCCAGTATTTACCCTTCCCCGACAACAGCTTCGACTGCATCACCATTGCCTTTGGCCTGCGCAACGTTACCGACAAAGACCTCGCATTGGCGGCCATGCTACGTGTACTCAAACCCGGCGGGCGCCTGCTGGTGCTAGAGTTTTCCAAACCGCAAAATAAGCTGTTAGAAAAAGCCTACGACACCTATTCATTCAGGCTGCTGCCACTCATGGGTAAGCTAGTTACCAGCGATGCCGAGAGCTACCGCTACTTGGCCGAAAGTATTCGTATGCACCCCGATCAAGACACCCTTAAAGGCATGATGGAGAACACCGGGTTTGCCGAATGTAAGTACTACAACATGACCGGCGGCGTAGTTGCTCTGCACAAAGGCATAAAAGCCTAG
- a CDS encoding carboxypeptidase regulatory-like domain-containing protein produces MFTHCSIVRPITILLTLLLASCGGAPADNPNISGGGNGGVATERNITVSVTGTSGTVVLSIGELNLTFSGDGSQTVSGVSSAEEVIARIVSVPEGESCFFTPSAQTEITVNRTADLECGGPSLSGYIKDFVSDSAIPAATIRVTHAAGELANITSGSDGSYSLENVTIGDRMVLSVRADGYAPYSAIVTITAQRPIFEQSIFLSRIDRAKTASPSDVMDFVLNGVTVLSVPANGLVTASGAAPTGDVTAEITLLDGSSEPRSLPGHYELSAGGHFETHGAISFVLKDSADNALSLAPSVNAVVSVPVAQRAKESIINGETQLIINTLYAFDETTGTWGDSQISRLVFEGVTYLYRSTVSSLSNVYSVGQPYPSGATVSGCLIDLQGNFVAGAQIITQGQDYIGLTYGTSDANGNFLIPAKPESDILVYGLMNTRSQTAEATTTEGVLVLNECILLDISTTVITLTWGINPVDLDSQLFGPESEGAARFHVFFNNKIVTVNGITMFLDVDDVTSFGPEVTTLQAFPLPGTYEFFVKLYAGTGTIANSPARVEVNAQGNSFVFSPRGGTVSECWHVFDIVVDNDLQGVVIPKNNWVSDSGCDNGLR; encoded by the coding sequence ATGTTTACTCACTGTTCAATAGTTAGGCCGATAACGATTTTGCTCACATTGCTGCTCGCCTCCTGCGGCGGCGCACCAGCCGACAACCCGAACATATCGGGCGGTGGTAACGGTGGCGTGGCAACGGAGCGAAACATTACCGTTTCTGTAACCGGCACCAGTGGTACGGTCGTTCTCAGTATTGGTGAGCTAAACCTGACCTTTAGTGGCGATGGCAGCCAAACTGTCTCCGGCGTTTCCAGTGCCGAAGAAGTAATAGCCCGCATAGTATCCGTTCCTGAAGGAGAATCTTGCTTCTTTACACCGTCGGCGCAAACTGAAATTACGGTGAATAGAACCGCCGACCTCGAATGTGGCGGCCCGTCACTAAGCGGGTATATTAAAGACTTTGTCTCCGACTCTGCCATTCCAGCAGCGACCATTCGCGTCACCCATGCCGCCGGCGAACTGGCCAACATCACCTCCGGTAGCGACGGCAGCTACAGCCTCGAAAACGTAACAATAGGCGATAGAATGGTGCTAAGCGTTCGAGCAGACGGCTACGCGCCCTATTCAGCCATTGTTACGATAACCGCCCAGCGCCCCATTTTCGAACAGAGCATCTTTTTATCCCGAATCGATAGAGCCAAAACCGCATCGCCATCAGACGTTATGGATTTTGTATTGAATGGAGTAACCGTTCTAAGCGTTCCCGCAAATGGCCTTGTTACTGCCAGCGGTGCAGCCCCAACCGGTGATGTGACAGCAGAAATCACCCTGCTCGATGGCAGTTCAGAACCAAGAAGCCTGCCCGGGCACTACGAGCTTAGCGCTGGTGGGCACTTCGAAACCCACGGAGCAATCTCCTTTGTATTAAAAGATTCCGCTGACAATGCACTTTCTCTGGCCCCCAGCGTAAACGCCGTAGTGTCTGTTCCAGTTGCTCAAAGAGCAAAAGAATCGATAATCAACGGGGAAACCCAGCTTATTATTAATACTCTATATGCATTCGATGAAACTACCGGCACTTGGGGTGACTCACAAATAAGCCGCCTCGTGTTTGAGGGTGTCACCTACTTATACCGATCAACTGTTTCCAGCTTGTCGAATGTATACAGCGTCGGACAGCCCTACCCCTCCGGAGCCACTGTCAGTGGCTGCCTAATTGATTTACAGGGTAACTTCGTAGCAGGCGCGCAAATAATCACACAGGGGCAAGATTATATTGGCCTAACTTACGGCACCAGCGACGCAAACGGTAATTTTTTAATACCGGCAAAGCCCGAGTCAGACATTCTAGTTTACGGACTGATGAACACTCGCAGCCAAACCGCTGAAGCAACCACAACAGAGGGCGTACTTGTCCTTAATGAATGTATTCTACTGGATATTTCAACAACCGTTATTACCCTCACCTGGGGTATTAATCCAGTCGATTTGGACTCGCAGCTGTTTGGCCCCGAATCAGAAGGTGCAGCGCGCTTTCATGTATTCTTCAACAATAAGATAGTCACCGTAAACGGTATCACCATGTTCTTAGATGTGGACGATGTCACCAGCTTCGGGCCCGAAGTCACCACACTGCAAGCCTTCCCGCTTCCTGGCACCTACGAATTTTTTGTTAAACTATACGCCGGTACAGGAACGATAGCCAACTCACCTGCCCGAGTGGAGGTCAACGCGCAGGGAAATAGCTTTGTTTTCTCCCCACGTGGAGGCACCGTAAGTGAATGCTGGCATGTATTCGATATTGTTGTGGATAACGACTTACAAGGTGTCGTGATACCCAAAAATAACTGGGTAAGCGATTCAGGCTGCGACAACGGTTTGCGCTAG
- a CDS encoding gamma-butyrobetaine hydroxylase-like domain-containing protein, giving the protein MSKTPSAIKLHRKSCLLEVSFDNETFQLPAEYLRVYSPSAEVKGHGPGEEVLQLNKQNVAITGIEPQGHYAIKLIFSDGHDSGIYAWQYLYELGTQQEQKWAEYLQKVEESQISSVKWIDPK; this is encoded by the coding sequence ATGAGCAAAACACCTAGCGCCATAAAGCTCCACCGTAAATCCTGCTTACTAGAAGTCTCGTTTGATAACGAGACTTTTCAGTTGCCCGCCGAATATTTACGGGTTTACTCACCCTCCGCAGAAGTAAAAGGCCATGGCCCCGGCGAAGAGGTTTTACAGCTAAACAAACAAAATGTTGCCATTACAGGAATAGAGCCACAAGGCCATTACGCCATTAAATTAATCTTCAGTGATGGTCATGACTCTGGCATATACGCCTGGCAATATTTGTACGAGCTAGGCACCCAACAAGAACAGAAGTGGGCGGAGTATTTACAAAAGGTGGAAGAATCTCAGATTAGCTCCGTGAAATGGATTGACCCAAAATAA
- the hslU gene encoding ATP-dependent protease ATPase subunit HslU, with the protein MSQMTPREIVHELDKHIVGQGAAKKAVAIALRNRWRRMQLNEELRNEITPKNILMIGPTGVGKTEIARRLAKLANAPFIKVEATKFTEVGYVGRDVESIIRDLVDRSIKLFREQEMTKCQHRAMEAAEERILDALLAPARTGEEQTHESSTRQIFRKKLREGELDDKEIEIDVSTASVGVEIMSPPGMEDMTSQLQNMFSNLNTGKTKKVKVPVKKAFKKLTDEEAAKLVNEEELKTQAIEAAEQTGIVFLDEIDKVAKREGASGADVSREGVQRDLLPLIEGCTVSTKHGMIKTDHILFIASGAFHVSKPSDLIPELQGRLPIRVELEALTPEDFERILTEPDASLTEQHQALLATEGSNISFSEDGIRRIAETAYHVNESTENIGARRLHTVLEKLLEDISFETDAADTNITIDAAFVDEQLGELAKNEDLSRYIL; encoded by the coding sequence ATGTCTCAAATGACTCCCCGCGAAATCGTCCACGAGCTGGACAAACATATTGTTGGCCAAGGCGCAGCAAAAAAAGCTGTTGCCATCGCTTTGCGTAACCGTTGGCGGCGCATGCAGCTGAACGAAGAATTACGCAACGAAATTACGCCCAAAAATATTTTAATGATTGGCCCCACCGGCGTCGGTAAAACAGAAATTGCTCGCCGCCTAGCTAAGCTCGCAAACGCCCCGTTCATTAAAGTTGAAGCGACCAAATTTACCGAAGTCGGCTATGTTGGGCGGGATGTGGAATCCATTATTCGCGATTTAGTAGACCGCTCCATTAAACTTTTCCGCGAACAGGAAATGACCAAGTGCCAACACCGTGCCATGGAAGCCGCTGAGGAACGCATTTTAGATGCCCTTCTGGCCCCGGCTCGTACTGGCGAAGAGCAAACCCACGAATCCAGTACACGACAAATATTCCGCAAAAAACTGCGCGAAGGCGAGCTAGACGACAAAGAAATTGAAATAGATGTTTCTACGGCCTCTGTTGGTGTAGAAATCATGTCGCCACCCGGCATGGAAGACATGACCAGCCAGCTACAAAACATGTTTTCTAACCTCAATACCGGCAAAACTAAAAAAGTAAAAGTGCCAGTAAAAAAAGCATTCAAAAAACTTACCGATGAAGAAGCCGCAAAACTGGTTAATGAAGAAGAACTAAAAACGCAGGCTATAGAAGCCGCCGAACAGACTGGCATCGTATTTCTGGATGAAATCGATAAAGTGGCCAAGCGTGAAGGCGCCTCGGGAGCCGATGTATCGCGCGAAGGTGTACAACGCGACCTACTGCCCTTAATCGAAGGCTGCACGGTAAGCACCAAGCACGGCATGATAAAAACCGACCATATTCTGTTTATTGCCTCCGGTGCGTTCCACGTTTCAAAACCCTCAGACCTTATTCCTGAATTACAAGGTCGGTTGCCCATACGGGTAGAACTGGAAGCCCTCACGCCCGAAGATTTTGAACGCATTCTTACCGAACCAGACGCTTCTCTAACCGAGCAGCACCAGGCGCTACTGGCCACCGAGGGCTCCAATATCAGCTTCTCTGAAGATGGCATTCGCCGAATTGCCGAAACCGCCTACCACGTAAACGAAAGCACCGAAAATATTGGCGCCCGCCGCCTGCATACGGTACTAGAGAAATTACTGGAAGACATCTCGTTTGAAACCGACGCTGCCGACACCAACATAACCATAGACGCGGCATTCGTTGATGAACAACTGGGCGAACTCGCCAAGAATGAAGACTTGAGTCGGTATATTCTGTAG
- a CDS encoding ubiquinone biosynthesis accessory factor UbiJ: MLADTQDPTLATAMAMSLEAAINAALTYDPGTRTKLRALSGKHLNIHTSQPALFLQLSVAEDQLQLSAHPELEATTTLEGKLLSVIGLVFSSNSSLANSGVTVSGHVGLLEQYQYIFNDVDIDWEDALSSVIGDLPAHQLALAGNAALDWLRSRSQRAPRFINEFLTEELRAIPAQTELNNYSEAVDRIRQQTDRLEAKINHLGAVKKQQ; encoded by the coding sequence GTGTTAGCTGACACTCAAGATCCAACCCTAGCGACGGCAATGGCGATGTCGCTGGAAGCGGCCATTAATGCCGCACTAACCTACGACCCAGGTACGCGCACCAAACTCCGCGCGCTCTCCGGTAAGCACCTAAACATCCACACCAGCCAGCCAGCGCTTTTCCTGCAACTCTCCGTTGCCGAAGACCAACTGCAGCTCAGCGCCCACCCGGAATTAGAAGCCACCACAACACTCGAAGGTAAACTATTGAGCGTTATCGGGCTGGTATTCAGCTCAAACTCCAGCCTAGCCAACAGTGGCGTGACGGTTTCTGGGCACGTTGGCCTCCTAGAGCAATACCAATATATTTTTAACGATGTAGATATCGACTGGGAAGACGCGCTCTCATCAGTCATTGGCGACCTGCCCGCACATCAACTGGCACTGGCGGGCAACGCAGCGCTCGACTGGCTTCGCAGTAGAAGCCAACGCGCACCGCGCTTTATCAATGAATTCCTCACCGAAGAGTTGCGGGCCATACCCGCCCAAACGGAACTCAACAACTACAGCGAAGCGGTAGACCGCATACGCCAGCAAACAGACCGACTGGAAGCCAAAATAAATCACCTTGGCGCCGTTAAAAAACAGCAATAA
- the rpmE gene encoding 50S ribosomal protein L31 — MQEAIQPKYEDITASCSCGNTIKTRSTLAKDIHLDVCSECHPFYTGKQKTLDSGGRIDRFNKRFTRRAGS; from the coding sequence ATGCAAGAAGCTATTCAACCCAAATATGAAGATATTACAGCTAGCTGTAGCTGTGGTAACACCATCAAAACTCGCTCGACTCTGGCAAAAGACATCCACCTCGATGTGTGCTCCGAGTGCCACCCGTTCTACACCGGCAAGCAGAAGACCCTAGATAGCGGCGGCCGAATAGACCGATTCAACAAGCGCTTTACGCGTCGTGCTGGTAGCTGA
- the hslV gene encoding ATP-dependent protease subunit HslV, with translation MEQYRGTTILSVRRGNQVVIGGDGQVSLGNTIMKGNARKVRRLYKDQVLAGFAGGTADAFTLFERFETKLESHGGQLVRAAVELAKDWRTDRALRKLEALLAVADKDASLIITGNGDVIQPEEDLIAIGSGGAFAQSAARALLGNTELSAAEIVEKGLAIAGDICVYTNHNFTIEQLEY, from the coding sequence GTGGAACAGTATCGCGGAACCACTATCCTCTCCGTACGTCGAGGCAACCAGGTTGTTATCGGCGGTGACGGTCAGGTTTCCCTCGGCAACACCATAATGAAAGGTAACGCACGCAAGGTGCGACGCCTTTACAAAGACCAAGTACTGGCTGGATTTGCCGGCGGCACTGCAGACGCCTTTACCCTATTTGAACGCTTCGAAACAAAACTCGAAAGCCACGGGGGCCAGCTGGTTCGTGCCGCCGTTGAGCTGGCAAAAGACTGGCGTACCGACCGCGCTCTGCGCAAGCTAGAAGCGCTGCTAGCCGTCGCAGACAAAGACGCCTCACTGATCATTACCGGTAACGGAGACGTTATCCAGCCAGAAGAGGATTTAATCGCTATTGGCTCCGGCGGTGCCTTTGCCCAGTCTGCAGCGCGAGCCCTACTTGGCAACACCGAACTCTCTGCTGCTGAAATTGTTGAAAAAGGCCTGGCCATTGCAGGCGATATTTGCGTGTACACCAACCACAATTTCACCATCGAACAATTGGAGTACTGA
- a CDS encoding primosomal protein N', with product MPNILEVALPVHLYAQFDYLAPEQVVQPGTRVRVSFNHRELVGVCIRTKQHSDFPLEKLKPVKAVLDEQACIPQELMNLCHWGAIYYVYPLGEVLNLTLPKRLREGLPEQKPIFWQHSTEGKGLPENALKRAPNQQKLHQALLVHQQLSKSDLKRLKINPATVKTLQGKGLIEQAQSALPSQPPTTLLSASPLTLNEQQTAALEVIRYHQFSCYLLEGITGSGKTEIYLQAVARVIQAGMQALILVPEIGLTPQTVSRFRDRFNAEVVELHSNTSETEREGNWCAARDGSAQIVIGTRLASLCPMKRLGIIIIDEEHDASFKQQDSFRYSARDLSIYRAKQNNIPILLGSATPSLETLNNGLQARYQHLRLTQRVGATQLPSLEVQDLRNQRLIAGLSPTTMEQIGHTLNAGEQVMVFVNRRGYAPALLCHHCGWTAACQSCDAKLTLHAHPRHLRCHHCDRQKAVPKHCPKCRSPELMHRGLGTEQTEEVLANQFKHWPVIRIDRDSTSKKGAFAEALQRLRDGAPCIAVGTQMLAKGHHLPNITLVVIVDGDQGLQSADFRGIEKLGQLIVQVAGRAGRGERKGKVIIQSHTPDHPILELLLQKGYHPFARQLLSERRNANLPPYTQLAIFRAESKRPENAIELLELARRLCQQTFPASPTFTSLGPFPALVEKVQDRYRYQLQLTSTNRKQLNRLLSQVTATLSDHAIAKRTRWSLDVDGVE from the coding sequence ATGCCCAACATTCTCGAAGTTGCTCTACCGGTCCACCTGTACGCCCAGTTCGATTACCTCGCTCCCGAGCAGGTTGTTCAACCCGGCACGCGCGTTAGGGTCTCGTTCAATCACAGGGAGCTGGTAGGTGTATGTATAAGAACAAAACAACACTCAGACTTCCCTTTAGAAAAACTCAAACCGGTAAAGGCCGTACTCGATGAGCAGGCCTGTATACCGCAAGAATTAATGAACCTCTGCCATTGGGGGGCAATTTACTACGTTTATCCTTTAGGCGAAGTGCTGAACCTAACGCTACCAAAACGCCTGCGCGAAGGGCTGCCAGAACAAAAGCCGATATTTTGGCAACACTCAACAGAAGGCAAAGGGCTACCAGAAAACGCACTTAAACGCGCGCCCAACCAACAAAAACTGCATCAGGCACTACTTGTCCATCAGCAGCTATCGAAGAGCGACCTAAAAAGGCTGAAGATCAACCCTGCCACGGTAAAAACACTGCAGGGAAAAGGCCTCATAGAGCAAGCCCAATCGGCTCTACCTAGCCAACCACCTACGACACTCTTATCGGCGTCGCCACTGACACTGAATGAGCAGCAAACGGCGGCCCTTGAAGTCATTCGCTACCACCAGTTCAGCTGCTATCTGCTCGAAGGCATAACCGGTAGCGGAAAAACAGAAATCTATCTACAGGCCGTTGCCAGAGTTATTCAGGCGGGCATGCAAGCACTGATATTAGTTCCCGAGATCGGCCTTACCCCGCAAACAGTGTCCCGATTCCGGGACAGGTTTAACGCAGAAGTAGTGGAGCTGCATTCCAATACCAGTGAAACCGAACGGGAAGGCAACTGGTGTGCAGCCCGCGATGGCAGCGCCCAAATCGTGATAGGCACACGCCTAGCGTCCCTATGCCCAATGAAAAGGCTGGGCATTATTATCATTGATGAAGAACATGATGCCTCTTTTAAACAACAGGACAGCTTCCGCTATTCCGCCAGAGACTTATCCATCTATCGCGCAAAGCAGAACAACATTCCGATTCTGCTCGGCTCCGCCACCCCCTCACTGGAAACCCTGAACAATGGTTTGCAGGCGCGCTACCAGCACCTGCGATTGACCCAGCGCGTTGGTGCCACTCAACTCCCCAGCTTGGAGGTTCAAGACCTACGCAACCAGCGACTGATCGCAGGCCTTAGCCCAACCACAATGGAGCAAATAGGCCACACCCTGAACGCCGGCGAGCAAGTTATGGTGTTTGTAAACCGACGAGGTTACGCGCCCGCGCTGCTATGCCACCATTGTGGCTGGACAGCCGCCTGCCAAAGTTGCGACGCCAAGCTAACCCTGCATGCGCACCCACGTCACCTTCGCTGCCACCACTGCGACCGTCAGAAAGCCGTCCCCAAGCACTGCCCCAAATGTCGAAGCCCAGAGCTTATGCATAGAGGGTTGGGCACCGAACAAACAGAAGAAGTACTCGCAAACCAGTTTAAACACTGGCCCGTAATCAGAATCGACCGAGATTCCACCAGCAAGAAAGGGGCATTTGCCGAAGCGCTTCAGCGGCTGCGCGATGGTGCCCCCTGTATCGCCGTTGGCACTCAGATGCTAGCCAAAGGTCACCACCTACCCAATATTACTCTAGTGGTCATCGTGGATGGCGATCAAGGACTACAAAGCGCCGACTTCAGAGGCATAGAAAAGCTCGGCCAGCTGATTGTTCAGGTTGCTGGGCGCGCAGGCAGGGGCGAACGCAAGGGCAAGGTCATTATTCAAAGCCACACCCCCGATCACCCGATTCTCGAACTATTACTACAAAAAGGCTACCACCCCTTTGCGCGGCAATTGCTTAGCGAAAGAAGAAACGCCAACCTTCCCCCCTACACCCAGCTGGCCATATTCAGAGCCGAGTCCAAACGCCCCGAAAACGCCATAGAACTGCTAGAACTGGCCCGAAGGCTATGCCAACAAACATTTCCCGCATCACCCACTTTCACGTCTCTGGGCCCATTCCCAGCACTGGTTGAAAAAGTACAGGACCGGTATCGGTATCAACTGCAATTAACCAGCACCAACAGGAAGCAGTTAAATCGCCTATTGAGTCAGGTCACAGCCACACTGTCCGATCACGCCATAGCCAAACGTACACGTTGGTCATTGGATGTCGATGGCGTGGAATAA
- a CDS encoding glycosyltransferase has protein sequence MKSLFARFRVLGHALDSFWHRNRCLLNVRGYWRYRKWKQQQCWVLAADKPLVIFDFSDSLIDGPQGRRFYTLFMFFVRAGYFPVLVDNYRFLSTIKKRHKAFCLDESFALSPAKRKTHLPYVLVTDFARPRLFTKHVNAEQKVVQLDFRSDYSPAEEGFPMPFPMFSGIYRSGQDSDALLSNLRKQKRDWSVFFGGDAALGKYSKNTIVDIYKKIPRATALACLRENLPSEFWVEPKSQPELEANMQLGVDGVLCVSTRYCKLAVHDWLNTVARTRFFLALPGVRYPMSHNLIEAMAVGTVPITEYPELFFPSLQHGKNCLVYSSEQSLVEVVQQANVMTEGEWAELASGAVEYYQQYLHPVTTIERLLHGENKVVRLRLLPFLKAGGGFA, from the coding sequence ATGAAATCTCTATTTGCTCGATTCCGAGTTTTAGGCCACGCCCTCGATAGTTTCTGGCATCGCAATCGCTGCTTATTGAATGTGCGCGGCTACTGGCGCTATCGCAAGTGGAAACAGCAACAGTGCTGGGTACTGGCAGCTGACAAGCCGCTGGTTATCTTCGATTTTTCTGACAGCCTGATTGATGGTCCTCAGGGGCGGCGTTTCTATACCCTGTTTATGTTTTTTGTGCGCGCGGGCTATTTTCCTGTGTTGGTGGATAACTACCGTTTTCTCTCAACGATTAAGAAGCGCCACAAGGCTTTTTGTTTGGATGAAAGTTTTGCGTTGTCTCCTGCGAAGCGAAAAACGCATTTACCCTATGTTCTGGTTACCGATTTTGCCCGGCCACGTCTATTTACCAAGCATGTAAACGCTGAGCAAAAAGTTGTACAGCTGGATTTTCGCTCAGATTACTCTCCAGCCGAGGAGGGTTTTCCTATGCCGTTTCCTATGTTTTCGGGTATCTATCGCTCTGGTCAAGATAGCGATGCGCTGCTGAGTAACTTGCGTAAGCAAAAGCGAGATTGGTCGGTGTTTTTTGGCGGTGATGCGGCGTTGGGGAAATACAGTAAAAACACCATTGTTGATATTTATAAAAAAATACCCCGTGCGACAGCCTTGGCTTGTTTACGGGAAAATTTGCCGAGTGAATTCTGGGTAGAGCCTAAGTCCCAGCCGGAACTCGAGGCTAATATGCAGTTAGGTGTAGACGGCGTGCTCTGCGTCAGTACCCGTTACTGTAAGCTGGCTGTCCATGACTGGTTAAATACGGTTGCTCGTACGCGATTTTTCCTTGCACTGCCTGGTGTGCGTTACCCTATGTCGCACAATTTAATTGAAGCGATGGCTGTGGGAACGGTACCTATTACCGAATATCCAGAGTTGTTTTTCCCTTCGTTGCAGCATGGTAAAAACTGTTTGGTGTATAGCAGTGAGCAATCACTGGTTGAGGTGGTACAGCAGGCTAATGTAATGACGGAGGGCGAGTGGGCTGAACTTGCCAGTGGGGCGGTTGAATATTATCAGCAGTATTTACACCCGGTAACGACAATTGAGCGACTGTTGCACGGTGAGAATAAGGTTGTGCGGTTGCGGTTGTTGCCATTTTTAAAAGCGGGCGGGGGGTTTGCTTAA
- a CDS encoding SPOR domain-containing protein has product MFLMRLSEMDPVQKIAKRDTTATSQTPKKKTKEPETTQPRFDFYDILKETKVNIPDFMEEEPSSSKSPEQSPAEEYILQVASFKNADDAEQLKVELILLNLEAQIEKARIRNGETWHRVLVGPFLSRSQRETARATLVANRYEALVLKRTAE; this is encoded by the coding sequence ATGTTCCTCATGCGCTTATCTGAAATGGACCCCGTACAGAAAATAGCTAAACGGGACACCACAGCTACCAGCCAAACCCCAAAGAAAAAAACCAAAGAGCCCGAGACAACCCAGCCTCGATTCGATTTTTACGATATCCTTAAAGAAACCAAGGTCAATATTCCAGACTTCATGGAAGAAGAGCCCAGCTCCAGCAAATCTCCGGAGCAAAGCCCAGCAGAGGAATACATTCTGCAGGTCGCATCATTTAAAAACGCCGACGATGCCGAACAGCTAAAAGTTGAGCTAATCCTGCTCAATCTTGAGGCACAAATCGAAAAAGCACGTATTCGCAACGGCGAAACCTGGCACCGCGTTTTGGTGGGTCCGTTCCTATCACGCTCACAGCGCGAAACAGCCCGCGCAACGCTGGTCGCTAACCGTTACGAAGCGCTGGTTCTCAAACGAACAGCGGAATAA